The Vallitalea okinawensis genome window below encodes:
- the metG gene encoding methionine--tRNA ligase produces the protein MKILIGGAWPYVNGELHIGHIAGLIAGDVLARYYRQKGDDVLYVSGSDCHGTPITFKARKENKDPLDIVNYYHEQIESAFQRLGFSYDCYGKTTDEEHHHFVQDLFTKLYENGHIYEKESEQYYCAECQLYLADRYVLGICPYCGGEIRGDECDDCSRLVHIQEVHQTTCALCGTPTKLRKNKHLYFALSKFQNEISKLVKEKEACWRTNAVKFTERYLAEGLQDRACTRDLDWGIDVPIDGYEDKKIYIWIENVLGYISMSQACCEEKGLDYLDYWHKDADCRSYYIHAKDNIPFHSIIFPALLLGSFDYKLPDHIISNEYLTLEGKKISTSKNWALWVNDLLERYDPDTLRYHLIANGPEKKDANFTFNEFILSHNGELLGGFGNFVNRNIAFINKYFDNRVPEAEIDKVIVEELTSLYSHVGLLIEKGELKHAIQSIFGFIKRANKYFDEGRPWVTVKDDSKKCKKVIKTSVTIIYNLSNLLYPFLPFGCQKIRDLLKVDHDFLWQYIELDGDKQIGEANVLYERIDKKQIQEEIDKLKEV, from the coding sequence ATGAAAATATTAATTGGTGGAGCATGGCCTTATGTCAATGGAGAATTGCATATTGGTCATATAGCAGGTTTAATTGCAGGAGATGTTCTTGCAAGATATTATCGACAGAAAGGTGATGACGTGTTATATGTTTCTGGCAGCGATTGCCACGGGACACCAATAACATTTAAAGCTAGAAAAGAAAACAAAGACCCTTTAGATATAGTTAATTATTATCATGAGCAAATAGAGAGTGCGTTTCAACGATTAGGCTTTAGCTATGATTGTTATGGGAAAACCACAGATGAAGAGCATCATCATTTTGTTCAGGACCTATTTACGAAGTTATATGAAAATGGACATATTTATGAAAAAGAGAGTGAGCAATATTATTGTGCGGAATGTCAACTCTATTTAGCTGATCGCTACGTTCTTGGTATATGCCCATATTGTGGTGGCGAAATCAGAGGTGATGAATGTGACGATTGTAGTCGTCTGGTTCATATCCAAGAAGTGCATCAAACAACATGCGCTTTATGTGGGACTCCAACGAAACTAAGAAAAAATAAGCATCTCTACTTTGCCTTATCTAAATTTCAAAATGAAATTAGTAAATTGGTTAAAGAAAAAGAAGCATGTTGGCGAACAAATGCAGTAAAATTTACAGAGAGATACTTAGCTGAAGGTCTTCAAGACCGAGCATGTACAAGAGACTTAGACTGGGGTATAGATGTTCCTATTGATGGTTATGAAGACAAGAAAATATATATTTGGATAGAAAACGTGTTAGGGTATATAAGTATGAGTCAAGCATGTTGTGAAGAGAAGGGGCTGGATTATTTAGACTATTGGCATAAAGATGCTGACTGTCGGTCGTACTACATTCATGCTAAAGACAATATACCTTTTCATTCTATTATCTTTCCAGCGTTATTGTTGGGCTCCTTTGATTACAAGTTGCCTGACCATATTATATCAAATGAGTATTTGACATTGGAGGGTAAAAAAATATCCACAAGTAAGAATTGGGCATTATGGGTTAATGACCTTCTAGAAAGGTATGACCCAGACACATTACGCTATCATCTTATAGCAAATGGACCAGAGAAGAAAGATGCTAACTTTACCTTTAATGAATTTATACTGAGTCACAATGGTGAGTTATTAGGTGGTTTTGGAAACTTTGTTAATAGGAACATTGCTTTTATTAATAAGTACTTTGATAATAGGGTCCCGGAAGCAGAGATTGATAAGGTGATTGTAGAAGAATTAACTTCTCTTTATAGTCATGTAGGATTACTTATTGAAAAAGGTGAGCTGAAACATGCGATACAAAGTATTTTCGGTTTTATAAAGAGAGCTAACAAATATTTTGATGAAGGTCGACCTTGGGTAACAGTGAAAGATGATTCGAAGAAGTGCAAAAAAGTGATAAAAACATCAGTTACCATAATCTATAACCTATCTAACTTACTTTATCCATTTCTACCTTTTGGATGCCAGAAAATAAGAGATTTACTTAAAGTCGATCATGACTTTCTATGGCAATATATTGAATTAGATGGAGATAAGCAAATAGGGGAAGCCAATGTACTATATGAGCGAATCGATAAAAAGCAAATACAAGAAGAAATTGACAAGTTAAAGGAGGTATAA
- a CDS encoding NUDIX hydrolase, translating to MQMKQKWHRHLGVYGICQKDNKMLVIHKGRGPYSGRFDLPGGSIEENETMVDCLHREFWEETGIRIKVIEQLFTRDYIVPWESNDDYTHIHHIAIYYGVEYVEGDIKNCPKIDDSLGAEWINFEDIDENNSSPLVIEVKSIKNNSFN from the coding sequence ATGCAGATGAAACAAAAATGGCATCGGCACTTAGGCGTATATGGTATTTGCCAAAAGGATAACAAGATGCTAGTGATACATAAAGGTAGAGGACCATACTCTGGAAGATTTGATTTACCTGGTGGAAGTATTGAAGAGAATGAGACTATGGTAGATTGCTTGCATCGAGAGTTTTGGGAGGAGACGGGTATAAGAATTAAAGTTATTGAGCAACTATTCACGAGAGATTATATAGTTCCATGGGAAAGTAATGATGACTATACTCATATCCATCATATAGCTATATACTATGGAGTTGAGTATGTTGAAGGAGATATCAAAAACTGTCCAAAGATAGATGACTCTCTTGGAGCGGAGTGGATCAATTTTGAAGATATAGATGAAAACAATTCCTCACCATTAGTGATAGAAGTTAAGAGCATAAAAAATAATTCTTTCAATTAA
- a CDS encoding GNAT family N-acetyltransferase, producing the protein MRIESSRLALESLSLEELINYEKDFKLDRDHIDISELIISETQRKAIRIKVEKMKDIDESIHEWYTYWLIINKFDYKALGLVGFKGIDDTGKVEIGYGITPKYEGRGYMSEAVETLIKWAFSNEKCTAITATRVLKANIGSRKVLKKNGFKLIDEDEDTFNFILTK; encoded by the coding sequence ATGAGAATTGAAAGTAGTCGATTAGCTTTGGAATCTCTAAGTTTAGAAGAATTAATTAATTACGAAAAGGATTTTAAGTTAGACAGAGATCATATAGATATCTCTGAATTAATTATCTCAGAAACCCAAAGAAAAGCAATAAGAATTAAAGTTGAGAAGATGAAGGATATAGATGAGAGCATTCATGAATGGTATACCTATTGGCTAATTATTAATAAATTCGATTATAAAGCATTAGGTCTAGTGGGATTTAAGGGCATAGATGATACAGGTAAGGTAGAGATAGGTTATGGAATTACTCCAAAATATGAGGGAAGAGGGTATATGTCTGAGGCTGTTGAGACTCTTATTAAATGGGCATTTAGTAATGAAAAATGTACAGCAATAACTGCAACAAGAGTTTTAAAAGCAAATATTGGTTCCAGAAAAGTCTTAAAGAAAAACGGATTCAAATTAATAGATGAGGATGAAGATACATTTAACTTTATCCTAACAAAATAG
- a CDS encoding MBL fold metallo-hydrolase: MKFTILGSGGAIRIPRACCDCSICNEARQKGYPYKRLGQSLFLHDENILFDTPEDINEELNDHEIKEVDHIFYTHWHPDHTLGCRIIESLMDGVENKKPIDVHMPEESIEIVINKSNSIFDFYHSINFCNVISSDREVNINSISIKKIKLLNDFAYAYLINENNKRVLYCPCHGMHLPYMDELYKVDLLIIGKGYSKYTNVEWTNFERDTLRIIKDLKPKKVILTHIEESDGLGYDDYVAIEKEYDHIQFGYDGQIIKV; the protein is encoded by the coding sequence ATGAAATTTACTATACTAGGAAGTGGTGGAGCTATTAGGATTCCAAGAGCTTGTTGTGATTGCTCCATATGCAATGAAGCAAGGCAGAAGGGGTATCCATATAAACGACTTGGACAGAGCTTATTTTTACATGATGAGAATATCCTTTTTGATACACCAGAAGACATTAATGAAGAGCTGAATGACCATGAAATAAAAGAGGTTGATCATATTTTTTATACTCATTGGCATCCAGATCATACACTGGGATGTAGAATTATTGAATCCTTGATGGATGGTGTAGAAAATAAGAAGCCAATTGATGTACATATGCCGGAGGAGAGTATTGAGATTGTTATTAACAAATCAAATTCTATCTTTGATTTTTACCATTCCATAAATTTTTGTAATGTTATTTCTTCAGATAGAGAAGTTAATATTAACTCAATTAGCATAAAGAAAATTAAACTACTAAACGACTTTGCATATGCCTATTTGATCAATGAGAATAATAAAAGAGTATTATATTGCCCATGTCATGGTATGCATTTACCTTATATGGATGAACTATATAAGGTTGACCTATTGATAATCGGTAAAGGTTATAGTAAATATACCAATGTGGAATGGACTAATTTCGAAAGAGATACACTTAGAATAATTAAAGACCTGAAACCTAAAAAAGTCATATTAACGCATATTGAAGAATCTGATGGATTAGGTTATGACGATTATGTAGCAATAGAAAAAGAATATGATCATATCCAATTTGGTTATGATGGGCAAATCATAAAAGTGTAG
- a CDS encoding alpha/beta hydrolase, producing MRDMTYTKLINETLQIYLKDEYLEAYNYITENAPKVEGNEAQIFNFRYAIACKAGLTDLSLEIMKEAVVDKGYWYSYEYLMEDDDLEPLYKKDQFIELANICKTRELETLKDSKPDLKVIMTNDSDQEQKRQLIIALHGNQENIFITEKNWSSCLKDSNMLALPQSSQIEFSDAYNWEDIAKGADELKNHYDKLLKEYNVDSESIILGGFSAGARVSLNTVLNDLIQVKGLIFVGPWLPEIDEWENLLELLRIKGIKSYVICGDQDEDCLEGAMKFIDMLNNKGLPNKFKLIKNLDHDYPDNFNDLLEEAFKFINM from the coding sequence ATGAGAGATATGACATATACAAAACTAATCAATGAAACTTTGCAAATATATTTAAAAGATGAATACTTAGAAGCTTATAATTATATTACAGAAAATGCTCCTAAGGTAGAAGGTAATGAAGCACAAATTTTTAATTTTCGTTACGCAATAGCCTGCAAAGCAGGGTTAACTGATTTATCATTAGAAATAATGAAAGAAGCAGTTGTTGATAAAGGCTATTGGTACTCATATGAGTATTTAATGGAAGATGATGACCTTGAACCATTATATAAAAAAGACCAATTTATTGAATTAGCAAACATATGCAAAACAAGAGAGCTAGAAACGCTAAAAGATTCTAAGCCCGATTTAAAGGTAATCATGACAAATGATTCGGATCAGGAACAAAAGAGACAGTTGATCATAGCATTGCATGGTAATCAAGAGAACATTTTCATAACAGAGAAAAATTGGAGCTCTTGCTTGAAAGATAGTAACATGTTAGCTCTACCTCAATCATCTCAAATAGAGTTTTCTGATGCTTATAATTGGGAAGATATAGCAAAAGGTGCTGATGAACTGAAGAACCACTACGATAAGCTACTAAAAGAATACAATGTTGATTCTGAAAGTATTATTTTAGGTGGTTTCTCTGCTGGAGCGAGAGTGTCCCTTAATACTGTTTTAAATGATTTAATCCAAGTAAAAGGTTTAATCTTTGTAGGACCTTGGTTACCGGAAATTGATGAATGGGAAAATCTTTTAGAGCTGCTAAGGATAAAAGGTATAAAGAGTTATGTTATATGTGGAGATCAAGATGAAGACTGTCTTGAAGGTGCTATGAAGTTCATTGATATGCTAAATAATAAAGGGTTACCAAATAAATTCAAATTAATAAAGAATTTAGACCATGATTATCCTGATAATTTTAATGATTTACTTGAGGAAGCTTTTAAATTTATTAACATGTAA
- a CDS encoding DNA (cytosine-5-)-methyltransferase, producing MDRIKLSIANLRKEKGITQTELADSLGVSFQSISKWETGITLPDITLLPTLADYFEVSVDQILGLKPLNNREYILRRTDSKEHWDHRLDYLKNSRPYIWNNDYMEFLIDKVWQISKPINIVDFGCGYGYLGLLLLPKLPKGSTYTGVDVSDKLIEEARTLFKDSCYKTEFIQSDLNLFKTTEKYDMAICQCRLRHLPDPKETLKNMVDAVFAGGMVVTISINRELENAGLYIDGLDYSSFDYKTSALKKLWKTELHSEGRDYSVGMKIPIYMQELGLKNIDVRMNDKINYINPDEDSVYYSEQISSLLKTNSWDKPIPNDEQERIIDLFMNRGLTRAEAESYVKTEMAISNYLLANKENVSILMAQCLLITYGIK from the coding sequence ATGGATAGAATTAAACTTTCAATAGCAAACTTAAGAAAAGAGAAAGGAATAACTCAGACTGAATTAGCTGATTCTCTTGGGGTGTCCTTTCAGTCTATAAGCAAATGGGAGACTGGTATAACCTTGCCCGATATAACACTGTTACCAACTCTTGCAGATTATTTCGAAGTGTCAGTAGATCAAATTCTAGGCTTAAAACCTTTAAATAACAGAGAATATATATTACGAAGAACTGATAGTAAAGAACATTGGGATCATCGATTGGACTATTTAAAAAATTCTAGACCATATATTTGGAACAATGACTATATGGAATTTCTAATTGATAAGGTGTGGCAAATATCCAAACCAATCAACATAGTCGACTTTGGTTGTGGCTATGGGTACTTAGGTTTGTTGTTGTTACCTAAGCTACCGAAAGGCAGTACATATACAGGTGTCGATGTTAGTGATAAGCTTATAGAGGAAGCAAGAACTCTTTTTAAGGATAGCTGCTATAAGACTGAGTTTATTCAGAGTGATTTAAACCTTTTCAAAACCACAGAAAAGTATGATATGGCAATATGTCAATGTAGATTAAGACACTTACCAGATCCAAAAGAAACATTAAAGAATATGGTTGATGCTGTCTTTGCCGGAGGTATGGTTGTTACAATATCTATCAATAGAGAACTTGAAAATGCAGGTCTTTATATAGACGGATTGGATTATAGTTCTTTTGACTATAAAACATCTGCATTAAAAAAGCTATGGAAAACAGAGCTGCATTCAGAAGGTAGAGATTATTCTGTTGGTATGAAAATCCCAATTTATATGCAAGAATTAGGTTTAAAAAACATAGATGTCCGAATGAATGATAAGATTAACTATATTAACCCCGATGAAGATAGCGTTTATTACAGCGAGCAAATCAGTTCACTACTAAAAACAAATAGTTGGGATAAACCTATACCAAATGATGAACAAGAAAGAATTATTGATCTCTTTATGAATAGGGGGTTGACCCGTGCTGAAGCAGAATCGTATGTGAAAACAGAGATGGCAATCAGTAATTATTTACTAGCTAATAAGGAAAACGTATCTATTCTCATGGCACAATGTTTGCTTATAACTTACGGAATAAAATAA
- a CDS encoding TetR/AcrR family transcriptional regulator, which yields MAQYKKDEIKKRILLNAKEEFMEKGFLNSSMRDIAKKSKISVSNMYNYFINKEELFQKIVKDVYQEILHFNTTEAISMYYTRIDHYESDLEKTISQLISYVAKNKEVLKLLLIKSTGSQYADFRNELKELYYDIEVSTAKEKFKTHPQVLKKMPSEDLIKSLCDLYINPFEKFLRDQLSESELRIRLNELNEFLIHGINFFLQ from the coding sequence ATGGCTCAATATAAAAAAGATGAAATAAAAAAGAGAATTCTATTGAATGCTAAAGAAGAATTCATGGAAAAAGGTTTTCTAAATTCATCTATGCGTGATATAGCCAAGAAGAGTAAAATCTCTGTTAGTAATATGTACAACTATTTTATAAACAAAGAAGAGTTATTTCAAAAAATTGTAAAAGACGTATACCAGGAAATTTTGCATTTCAATACCACTGAGGCTATTAGTATGTACTATACAAGAATAGATCATTACGAATCAGATCTTGAAAAAACGATCAGTCAACTAATCAGTTATGTTGCTAAAAATAAAGAGGTCCTTAAATTATTATTAATAAAATCAACAGGAAGTCAATATGCAGATTTCAGGAATGAACTGAAAGAGTTATACTATGATATTGAAGTATCTACAGCTAAGGAGAAGTTTAAGACCCATCCTCAAGTCCTTAAAAAGATGCCTAGTGAGGATTTAATTAAGAGTTTATGTGATTTATATATTAATCCCTTCGAAAAATTTTTAAGAGATCAGTTATCGGAAAGTGAACTAAGAATAAGATTAAATGAGCTCAATGAATTTTTAATCCATGGTATTAATTTTTTTCTTCAATAA
- a CDS encoding alpha/beta fold hydrolase — MRYEKWFHMMKEQAYKDAQYLHTERGSIHYTDIGKGPVILHSHGSPAGADIGPVFLKDFTQQGYRVVTPSRPGFLGTDLALGKSIEEQADFFKNFLDKLKIKKVFVHAWSAGGPPAIAFALKYPEYVNGLILFCAVSHRWVHKITKFEKMMLSNRGIWMLWNMSRVFKSSFRKKSAEELGVDYNYVKENDERLALLDNFFEMTAPPSLRNIGSFNDIKNYSEMKEFDFSNVKVPTLILFSPSDNQIPVSNGDLPAEGIKGAEYIRFTHGGHMPMIDREAELVNRKMLKFMEENNGSI; from the coding sequence ATGAGATATGAAAAGTGGTTTCATATGATGAAAGAACAAGCATACAAAGATGCACAATATCTACATACTGAAAGAGGTTCTATACACTATACGGATATCGGTAAGGGACCAGTGATTCTTCACTCTCATGGATCTCCAGCTGGAGCTGATATAGGACCTGTATTCTTAAAGGATTTTACTCAGCAGGGGTATAGAGTTGTAACACCCTCTAGACCGGGTTTTTTAGGTACAGATTTAGCGTTAGGTAAGAGTATTGAAGAACAAGCTGATTTTTTTAAGAATTTTTTAGATAAATTGAAGATTAAAAAAGTATTTGTTCATGCATGGTCTGCTGGTGGTCCACCTGCTATTGCTTTTGCATTAAAGTATCCTGAATATGTGAATGGATTAATACTATTTTGTGCTGTATCTCACCGTTGGGTACATAAAATCACAAAGTTTGAGAAAATGATGCTATCGAATAGAGGAATCTGGATGTTATGGAATATGAGCAGAGTCTTCAAGAGCTCTTTTAGAAAAAAGAGTGCTGAAGAACTTGGAGTTGATTACAACTATGTCAAGGAGAATGATGAAAGATTAGCGTTATTAGATAATTTCTTTGAGATGACCGCACCACCTTCATTAAGAAATATTGGTTCATTCAATGATATAAAGAATTACAGTGAAATGAAAGAATTTGACTTTAGCAATGTAAAGGTACCTACATTAATTCTCTTTAGTCCTTCGGATAATCAAATACCTGTATCAAACGGTGATCTTCCTGCAGAAGGGATAAAAGGTGCAGAGTATATAAGATTTACACATGGTGGTCACATGCCCATGATTGATCGAGAAGCAGAATTGGTCAATAGAAAAATGCTTAAGTTCATGGAGGAGAATAATGGCTCAATATAA
- a CDS encoding coiled-coil domain-containing protein: protein MKKFITRSLVTMMLLGSAMNVSANEVEQDQATTVETKKADKEAKKAEREARLEEKAAEKEITIEELVEQLESAKAEAEELGMTMEEYREYKKADREAAREAKIEEIAANRGITLEEAEALIEERKLTAEELGMTLEEYREYLEAEREAKLEEKAAEKGITVEELIAHIEAGKAEAEELGMTMEEYREYKKAEREAARVARIEEIAANRGITFEEAEALIEAHKLEAEELGMTRDEYKEYLDAERQAEREAKLDELAAEKGITVEELKAKIESDTEAAEELGMTLKEYREYMREQKEVEVNVEEL from the coding sequence ATGAAAAAATTTATCACAAGAAGTTTAGTAACAATGATGCTTTTAGGAAGTGCAATGAATGTATCTGCTAACGAGGTAGAGCAAGATCAAGCAACAACTGTTGAGACAAAAAAAGCAGATAAAGAAGCCAAGAAAGCAGAACGTGAAGCGAGACTTGAAGAAAAGGCTGCTGAAAAAGAAATTACTATAGAAGAATTAGTTGAGCAATTAGAAAGTGCAAAAGCTGAAGCAGAAGAATTAGGCATGACAATGGAAGAATACAGAGAATATAAGAAAGCTGATAGAGAAGCTGCTAGAGAAGCAAAAATAGAAGAGATTGCAGCCAACAGGGGGATTACACTTGAAGAAGCTGAAGCACTTATTGAAGAACGTAAACTTACGGCTGAAGAATTAGGCATGACATTGGAAGAATACAGAGAATATCTAGAAGCAGAACGAGAAGCAAAATTAGAAGAAAAAGCAGCAGAAAAAGGAATTACCGTTGAAGAATTAATAGCTCATATTGAAGCGGGGAAAGCAGAAGCTGAAGAGTTAGGTATGACGATGGAAGAATACAGAGAATACAAGAAAGCTGAAAGAGAAGCAGCAAGGGTAGCAAGAATTGAAGAGATTGCAGCCAATAGAGGTATTACATTTGAAGAAGCAGAAGCGCTAATAGAAGCCCATAAACTTGAAGCTGAAGAATTAGGTATGACTAGGGATGAATACAAAGAGTATCTTGATGCAGAACGCCAAGCAGAAAGAGAAGCAAAATTAGATGAATTAGCTGCAGAAAAAGGAATTACAGTAGAGGAATTAAAAGCTAAAATAGAAAGTGATACAGAGGCTGCAGAAGAACTAGGCATGACATTAAAAGAGTACAGAGAATACATGAGAGAACAAAAAGAAGTCGAAGTAAACGTTGAAGAACTTTAA
- a CDS encoding sensor histidine kinase: MKKSIFGKIIRLNVFSVVFALLLMGILSSFAVKKYIEEDITRDLKRESKLFLTSIGVDGDNRVIDRESLIEYKEKIGIQRMEFESENIILIKVPRKGWQQLSSTNRKLVLTDEEIDKVRNSTRTDGRLFRITLDDQECLAVALPALEVNMKDSTFDGIIITYMPTTQVNDINRYIFGMLILSMLSVGIISIIIGWLISRKMTRPIKQLKGTAEKLANRDFKEKADIKTGDEIEDLAIAINTMADSIQQYDTNQKEFFQNISHELKTPLMSIQGYAEGLKEDMFEDKEHALDIIIDESQRIKKFVDDIIFLSKLDTVEEFFDMKECSVNQIIINAIEKIESIAILNDIDIYYTPGEDIRLIVDEDKMIQVIINLLSNCLKYTKDTIDVETTIRSNCFEIRICDNGKGFGDIDLNKLFDRFYKGEKEGSGLGMSIVKKIVQGHQGEVTAHNIEAGGAEFLIKLPK, translated from the coding sequence ATGAAGAAAAGTATTTTCGGTAAGATTATACGATTAAACGTATTTAGTGTTGTATTTGCCTTATTGCTTATGGGGATTTTATCAAGTTTTGCTGTAAAGAAATACATAGAAGAAGATATCACTAGGGATCTTAAGCGAGAATCTAAGCTATTCTTAACATCCATTGGAGTAGATGGAGATAATCGGGTGATCGATAGAGAAAGTCTAATAGAATATAAGGAAAAAATTGGTATTCAAAGAATGGAATTTGAGAGCGAAAATATTATCCTTATTAAAGTTCCAAGAAAAGGATGGCAGCAATTATCATCTACTAACCGAAAATTAGTATTAACAGATGAAGAAATTGATAAAGTTCGTAATAGTACTAGAACAGATGGCCGGCTTTTTAGAATTACACTAGATGATCAAGAATGCTTAGCAGTGGCATTACCTGCACTTGAAGTAAATATGAAAGACAGTACCTTTGATGGTATTATTATTACCTATATGCCAACAACTCAAGTAAATGATATCAATCGCTATATCTTTGGAATGCTTATATTATCAATGTTGAGTGTTGGAATCATATCCATTATAATCGGTTGGCTCATATCAAGAAAAATGACAAGACCTATTAAGCAGCTTAAAGGTACTGCTGAGAAGCTTGCCAATCGAGATTTTAAAGAGAAAGCAGATATAAAAACTGGTGATGAGATTGAAGATTTGGCTATAGCCATTAATACAATGGCAGATAGTATTCAGCAATACGATACGAATCAAAAAGAATTCTTTCAGAATATTTCTCATGAATTAAAGACACCTCTGATGTCCATACAAGGGTATGCTGAAGGGTTGAAAGAAGACATGTTTGAAGACAAAGAACATGCTTTAGATATTATCATCGATGAGAGTCAAAGAATCAAAAAGTTTGTTGATGATATCATTTTTCTATCTAAATTGGATACAGTTGAAGAGTTCTTTGATATGAAAGAATGTAGTGTGAATCAAATTATCATTAATGCTATTGAAAAGATAGAGAGTATAGCTATTCTTAATGATATTGATATCTATTACACACCAGGGGAAGATATTAGACTTATTGTTGATGAAGACAAAATGATTCAAGTGATTATTAATTTATTATCCAATTGCTTGAAGTACACAAAGGACACAATAGATGTAGAAACTACAATTAGAAGTAATTGTTTTGAAATTAGGATTTGTGATAATGGTAAGGGATTTGGTGACATAGACCTGAATAAACTATTTGATCGTTTTTACAAGGGCGAAAAAGAAGGAAGCGGTTTAGGTATGTCCATTGTTAAAAAGATTGTTCAAGGTCATCAAGGAGAGGTTACAGCCCACAATATTGAGGCTGGCGGTGCAGAATTTCTCATTAAACTACCAAAATGA
- a CDS encoding response regulator transcription factor, with product MEQRLLYVVDDEKQIRELLKTYLEKEGYKVELFEDGQEVLDRFSEQTCDMLIIDIMMPNVDGYTLCREIRKTSEVPIIIVSAKDEEIDRILGLELGSDDYISKPFSPRELIVRVKNIFRRINRSQQATPKEVDVDQIHCKDLIISKENRTVLIDHKEIKVTSKEFDLLFLLIKNKNMAFSRDTIIERIWGYDYFGETRQVDHLIKRLRKKMLEANAQCQIETVWGYGYKISG from the coding sequence ATGGAACAGAGATTATTATACGTAGTAGATGATGAAAAGCAAATAAGAGAATTACTCAAGACTTACTTAGAAAAAGAAGGATATAAAGTTGAACTATTTGAAGATGGACAAGAAGTTCTGGATAGATTCAGTGAGCAAACCTGTGATATGCTGATTATAGATATTATGATGCCTAATGTTGATGGCTATACCTTGTGTAGAGAAATTAGAAAAACCAGTGAAGTCCCTATTATAATTGTTTCTGCAAAAGATGAGGAAATTGATAGAATACTTGGATTAGAATTAGGCAGTGACGATTATATCTCAAAACCATTTAGTCCAAGAGAACTGATTGTAAGAGTAAAAAATATTTTTAGACGAATAAACAGGTCTCAACAAGCTACTCCGAAAGAGGTGGATGTAGATCAAATACATTGTAAAGATCTCATTATTTCAAAGGAGAATAGAACTGTATTAATTGATCATAAAGAAATCAAAGTGACATCTAAAGAGTTCGACTTGTTATTTTTATTGATCAAGAATAAAAACATGGCATTTTCAAGGGATACTATTATTGAACGTATTTGGGGATATGATTACTTTGGAGAAACAAGACAAGTGGATCACTTAATCAAACGTTTAAGAAAAAAAATGCTGGAAGCTAATGCTCAATGCCAGATTGAAACTGTCTGGGGGTATGGCTATAAAATCAGTGGGTAG
- a CDS encoding FMN-binding protein, which translates to MKKLSFMLVLVLSLSLIGCTTDNLDTNPDDNNVESPDGNGDEMTEDTPDPDEAPDANGDTNGDMTATYTDGSYTSMGDPWDYGSEDATVEIKDGKMTNITLRRFDLEGNEVDYDMWTGEEKDGKVYPNLKQYREDLANEMIAKQTYEVDSIAGATVSSENWKLAVKRALEEAQ; encoded by the coding sequence ATGAAAAAATTAAGTTTTATGTTAGTACTAGTATTAAGTTTAAGTTTAATCGGGTGTACCACTGACAATCTCGATACTAATCCAGATGACAACAATGTTGAATCTCCAGATGGTAATGGAGATGAAATGACAGAAGATACTCCTGATCCAGATGAAGCTCCTGATGCCAATGGAGACACTAACGGCGATATGACTGCAACCTATACGGATGGCAGTTACACAAGTATGGGTGATCCTTGGGATTATGGTTCTGAAGACGCAACAGTGGAAATTAAAGATGGCAAAATGACTAACATTACTTTACGCCGATTTGATTTAGAAGGTAATGAAGTAGATTATGACATGTGGACTGGTGAAGAAAAAGATGGCAAGGTCTATCCTAACTTAAAGCAATATAGAGAAGATTTAGCTAATGAAATGATAGCAAAACAAACCTATGAAGTGGACTCTATTGCTGGTGCAACTGTTTCATCTGAGAACTGGAAACTTGCCGTTAAGCGCGCCCTTGAAGAAGCACAGTAA